A genomic region of Pongo pygmaeus isolate AG05252 chromosome 7, NHGRI_mPonPyg2-v2.0_pri, whole genome shotgun sequence contains the following coding sequences:
- the PPP2CB gene encoding serine/threonine-protein phosphatase 2A catalytic subunit beta isoform isoform X2, giving the protein MELFRIGGKSPDTNYLFMGDYVDRGYYSVETVTLLVALKVRYPERITILRGNHESRQITQVYGFYDECLRKYGNANVWKYFTDLFDYLPLTALVDGQIFCLHGGLSPSIDTLDHIRALDRLQEVPHEGPMCDLLWSDPDDRGGWGISPRGAGYTFGQDISETFNHANGLTLVSRAHQLVMEGYNWCHDRNVVTIFSAPNYCYRCGNQAAIMELDDTLKYSFLQFDPAPRRGEPHVTRRTPDYFL; this is encoded by the exons ATGGAACTCTTTAGAATTGGTGGAAAATCACCAGATACAAACTACTTATTCATGGGTGACTATGTAGACAGAGGATATTATTCAGTGGAGACTGTGACTCTTCTTGTAGCATTAAAG GTGCGTTATCCAGAACGCATTACAATATTGAGAGGAAATCACGAAAGCAGACAGATTACCCAAGTATATGGCTTTTATGATGAATGTCTGCGAAAGTATGGGAATGCCAAcgtttggaaatattttacagATCTCTTTGATTATCTTCCACTTACAGCTTTAGTAGATGGacag ATATTCTGCCTCCATGGTGGCCTGTCTCCATCCATAGACACACTGGATCATATAAGAGCCCTGGATCGCTTACAGGAAGTTCCACATGAg GGCCCAATGTGTGATCTGTTATGGTCAGATCCAGATGATCGTGGTGGATGGGGTATTTCACCACGTGGTGCTGGCTACACATTTGGACAAGACATTTCTGAAACCTTTAACCATGCCAATGGTCTCACACTGGTTTCTCGTGCCCACCAGCTTGTAATGGAG GGATACAATTGGTGTCATGATCGGAATGTGGTTACCATTTTCAGTGCACCCAATTACTGTTATCGTTGTGGGAACCAGGCTGCTATCATGGAATTAGATGACACTTTAAAATATTCCTT CCTTCAATTTGACCCAGCGCCTCGTCGTGGCGAGCCTCATGTTACACGGCGCACCCCAGACTACTTCCTATAA